In Luteolibacter sp. Y139, a genomic segment contains:
- a CDS encoding TSUP family transporter translates to MSGLSPVAHGLLFLAGFAGGFIDAIAGGGGLITVPALLATGMPPQVALGTNKLQSSCGTAIAVWRYSKAGLTKSPGLWLAVALSFLASMAGAQAVSVLNKDLLKQLIPWLLAAVAIYTALNRRFGIDSGKQKMSPVIFAILFGIVIGFYDGFFGPGTGSFWTLATVALLGLDLKGATGYTKAANLASNLGSLAIFLSHGSVHFSAAGAMIGGQLIGARLGAGLVVRKGAGLIRPVFLAVVFAMTAKLLWDALAR, encoded by the coding sequence ATGAGCGGCCTGTCGCCGGTCGCACACGGCCTGCTTTTTCTCGCCGGATTCGCCGGTGGTTTCATCGATGCCATTGCCGGCGGTGGCGGCCTGATCACGGTGCCGGCCTTGCTCGCGACGGGCATGCCGCCGCAGGTCGCGCTGGGGACGAATAAGCTGCAATCGTCCTGCGGCACCGCGATCGCCGTGTGGCGCTACTCCAAGGCAGGCCTGACCAAATCACCGGGGCTGTGGCTGGCCGTCGCTCTCTCGTTTCTCGCGAGCATGGCCGGAGCGCAGGCGGTCAGCGTGCTGAACAAGGATCTGCTCAAGCAGCTCATCCCGTGGTTGCTCGCGGCGGTGGCGATCTACACTGCGCTCAACCGGCGCTTCGGCATCGATAGCGGGAAGCAGAAGATGTCCCCGGTGATCTTTGCGATCCTCTTCGGCATCGTGATCGGCTTCTATGACGGGTTCTTCGGTCCGGGCACCGGGTCATTCTGGACGCTGGCAACGGTGGCTCTGTTAGGTCTCGATTTGAAAGGAGCCACCGGCTATACGAAGGCGGCCAATCTCGCCAGCAACCTGGGGTCGCTGGCCATTTTCCTGAGCCACGGCTCAGTCCACTTCAGCGCGGCTGGCGCGATGATCGGCGGGCAATTGATCGGTGCGAGGCTGGGCGCAGGTCTGGTCGTCCGCAAGGGAGCGGGATTGATCCGGCCCGTGTTCCTCGCCGTCGTCTTCGCGATGACGGCGAAGCTGCTGTGGGATGCGCTGGCTCGTTGA
- a CDS encoding YHYH protein, with the protein MKATLLLSVLILGTAAADPQLSSWYTARSGSYARIYTSTGNQGTGTTSTTWSRGTGVQSSPVYAGLHEIDYSNDWVYIRTTGLAGHIMGPWYLDAAKSQNFPNFPANTATIYRIPRNPVIPPTTKTATGLGASGYYVNGVAMFDMRDAFSYSTSNGQDATPTNGITGDGIWNREAYHNESVTFDAGFAHQAGSQYHYHAQPPGLRYQLGDHVAYNASTNVYTEMPGLPTTHSPIVAWAADGLPVYGPYGYSDPNNASSGIRRMTSGFRLRSITTRTALPAWAQRVQNKTTLTASQYGPAVSTTYALGHYLEDYEYKGDVGFTYGTDFDLNEYNVRYCVTPEFPNKTWAYFLTIAADGTPAYPYATGRQYYGTPSGGAVGSISESVTTHWQGGPNKQETAESVTPSAANNDVEITWSAVEGGTYQITAGDTPSTDQNVSTPTLSGSDKLVYKDTGARASHARRFYRANRTALASFDSNGFNYTPPGGGTGGTVSFTFTFPTNPMLPPQNAITSITVGGVTTSITSYTQGTGSATLSFNNSTLSSGTAYPAILTFTPPGMTTRTVTSTNSYTR; encoded by the coding sequence ATGAAAGCGACTCTTCTCCTCAGCGTCCTCATCCTCGGCACCGCCGCCGCGGACCCGCAGCTCAGCTCGTGGTACACCGCCCGCAGCGGCAGCTACGCGCGGATCTACACCAGCACCGGCAATCAGGGCACCGGCACCACCTCCACCACTTGGTCGCGCGGCACCGGCGTGCAGAGTTCGCCGGTTTACGCGGGGCTGCATGAGATCGATTACTCGAACGACTGGGTCTACATCCGCACCACCGGGCTGGCAGGGCACATCATGGGACCGTGGTACCTCGATGCGGCGAAGTCGCAGAACTTCCCGAACTTCCCCGCGAACACCGCGACGATCTACCGCATTCCGCGCAATCCGGTGATCCCGCCCACGACCAAGACGGCCACCGGCCTCGGTGCCTCCGGCTACTATGTGAATGGCGTGGCGATGTTCGACATGCGCGATGCCTTCTCTTACTCGACTTCGAATGGCCAAGACGCGACGCCCACGAATGGCATCACCGGCGACGGCATCTGGAATCGCGAAGCCTATCACAATGAATCGGTGACCTTCGACGCCGGCTTCGCGCATCAGGCAGGCAGCCAGTATCATTATCACGCCCAACCGCCGGGCCTGCGTTACCAGCTCGGCGATCACGTCGCCTACAACGCGTCCACCAATGTCTACACGGAGATGCCGGGACTGCCGACGACCCACTCGCCGATCGTGGCGTGGGCGGCTGACGGCTTGCCGGTTTATGGGCCCTACGGTTACAGCGATCCTAACAATGCGTCCTCGGGGATCCGTCGCATGACCTCGGGCTTCCGGCTGCGAAGCATCACCACGCGCACCGCCCTGCCCGCATGGGCGCAGCGGGTGCAGAACAAGACCACCCTGACAGCCTCGCAGTATGGCCCGGCTGTCTCCACTACCTACGCGCTCGGCCACTACCTGGAAGACTACGAATACAAAGGCGACGTGGGATTCACCTACGGCACTGACTTCGATCTGAACGAATACAACGTCCGCTACTGCGTGACGCCGGAGTTTCCTAACAAGACCTGGGCCTACTTCCTCACCATCGCCGCCGACGGAACGCCGGCCTATCCCTATGCCACGGGTCGCCAATACTATGGCACGCCTAGCGGTGGCGCCGTGGGTTCCATTTCAGAGTCCGTCACGACCCATTGGCAAGGGGGGCCGAACAAGCAGGAGACGGCAGAATCCGTCACGCCGTCTGCCGCGAACAATGACGTCGAGATCACGTGGAGTGCGGTGGAAGGAGGAACCTATCAGATCACCGCTGGCGATACCCCTTCTACCGACCAGAACGTTTCCACCCCCACCCTGAGCGGCTCGGACAAGCTTGTTTACAAGGACACAGGCGCGCGGGCCTCGCATGCACGCCGCTTCTACCGTGCCAACCGCACCGCGCTCGCTTCCTTCGACAGCAATGGCTTCAACTACACGCCACCGGGTGGAGGTACGGGTGGGACCGTCAGCTTCACCTTCACCTTTCCCACCAACCCGATGTTGCCGCCGCAGAATGCCATCACCTCGATCACGGTGGGTGGTGTCACCACCTCGATCACGAGCTATACCCAGGGAACCGGCAGCGCGACGCTGAGCTTCAACAATAGCACCCTTTCCTCCGGCACCGCGTATCCGGCCATCCTCACCTTCACCCCGCCCGGCATGACGACGCGGACAGTGACATCCACGAACAGCTACACGCGCTGA
- a CDS encoding sialate O-acetylesterase, translating to MTLVLRSTLLAMAASSVTFAAPAAFSPLFSSGMVLQRDAAITVSGSGPENGTMKVSLGKESQSAKVGADGMWRAEFAAQPAGGPFVLEASDGSATAKVDDVLIGDVWVCSGQSNMQMGLDEAQGGAALIAKGAADERLRVLMIPKAGADKPQTDPGAKWNHATPETLKKFSAVGAGFALHLRDDPKLKDVPIGIVDSSFGGTAIEAWTPEGTLPSIPASEISGSMFNISPGHLFNRMIAPLTAAPIKGVLWYQGESNGAHPGAYASLLANFATQWRKQWKQPELPFFIVQLPAFSGNMGGLDFSWLREAQAKGCADSKGVHLAVTHDTTNGFDLHPVEKEEIGRRLSLLARKEVFGSNVIARGPQMKDVKVEGKSIVVTFDQPVKSTGGPIRGFAIAGEDGDYRFADAIADGSRVTLTAASVAAPKTVRFAWGGLPDANLVNGEGLPPSLFRTDTLAPHSLAFQPLPAIYRLISPGYQIQTSELGHVASLIAGGKQFLSMEPGGGTSMPGGFGPRALPNVKMTGPNRIECRDNEFCLEIACQDDSMEWTFTNNGGGDAPFHIALSEKVTVSGSPPVVELTRDQAKVRVEGVESAEPGKLIVKVKGHATQKLKWSGAAK from the coding sequence ATGACTCTCGTACTTCGTTCCACCCTTCTGGCGATGGCAGCATCGTCCGTCACTTTCGCCGCGCCGGCTGCCTTCAGCCCTCTGTTTTCATCCGGCATGGTTCTGCAGCGTGATGCTGCCATCACCGTTTCCGGCAGTGGTCCGGAGAATGGCACCATGAAGGTGTCGCTCGGCAAAGAGTCGCAGTCCGCCAAGGTCGGAGCGGATGGCATGTGGCGGGCGGAATTCGCCGCGCAACCCGCGGGCGGGCCCTTCGTTCTGGAGGCCTCTGACGGCAGTGCGACCGCCAAGGTTGATGACGTCCTGATCGGAGACGTGTGGGTTTGCTCCGGCCAGTCGAACATGCAAATGGGCCTCGATGAGGCGCAAGGTGGTGCCGCACTGATCGCGAAGGGCGCGGCGGACGAGCGTCTGCGCGTCCTCATGATTCCAAAAGCCGGGGCCGACAAGCCGCAGACGGATCCGGGTGCGAAGTGGAATCACGCCACGCCGGAGACGCTGAAGAAATTCTCCGCCGTCGGTGCCGGCTTCGCGCTGCACCTGCGCGATGATCCGAAGCTGAAAGACGTGCCAATTGGCATTGTCGACAGCTCCTTCGGTGGCACCGCCATCGAAGCGTGGACGCCGGAAGGCACGCTGCCCTCGATCCCGGCGAGCGAGATCAGCGGCTCGATGTTCAACATCAGTCCCGGCCATCTTTTCAACCGCATGATCGCGCCGCTGACCGCCGCTCCAATCAAGGGCGTGCTCTGGTACCAGGGCGAATCAAACGGCGCCCATCCCGGTGCCTACGCGAGTCTATTGGCCAACTTCGCGACCCAGTGGCGCAAACAATGGAAGCAACCGGAGCTGCCGTTTTTCATCGTTCAGCTGCCGGCTTTCTCCGGAAACATGGGTGGCCTCGACTTCAGCTGGCTTCGTGAGGCGCAGGCAAAGGGCTGCGCGGATTCAAAGGGCGTGCATCTCGCCGTGACCCATGACACGACCAATGGCTTCGACCTTCATCCCGTGGAAAAGGAAGAGATCGGCCGTCGCTTGTCCCTGCTCGCCCGCAAGGAAGTCTTTGGCTCCAACGTCATTGCCCGTGGTCCGCAGATGAAGGACGTGAAGGTGGAAGGAAAGAGCATCGTCGTGACCTTCGACCAGCCGGTGAAAAGCACCGGCGGCCCGATCCGCGGGTTCGCGATTGCTGGAGAGGATGGCGACTATCGTTTCGCCGATGCCATCGCCGACGGGTCTCGCGTCACTCTAACAGCTGCCAGCGTCGCCGCACCCAAGACCGTACGATTCGCATGGGGTGGCCTGCCGGACGCCAACCTCGTCAATGGCGAAGGCCTGCCTCCTTCATTGTTCCGCACGGATACGCTCGCTCCTCACTCGCTCGCCTTCCAGCCGCTGCCGGCGATCTATCGCTTGATCAGCCCGGGTTATCAGATCCAGACCAGCGAGCTGGGTCACGTCGCCAGCCTCATTGCCGGTGGCAAGCAGTTCCTCTCCATGGAACCCGGCGGCGGCACCTCGATGCCCGGCGGCTTTGGCCCACGCGCCTTGCCGAATGTGAAAATGACCGGACCCAACCGCATCGAGTGCCGCGACAATGAATTCTGCCTGGAGATCGCCTGTCAGGACGACTCGATGGAGTGGACATTCACCAACAATGGCGGCGGCGATGCCCCCTTCCACATCGCGCTTTCCGAAAAGGTCACGGTGAGTGGCAGTCCTCCGGTGGTGGAACTCACCCGTGATCAGGCGAAGGTCCGCGTGGAAGGCGTCGAGAGCGCTGAGCCCGGCAAGTTGATCGTGAAGGTCAAGGGCCACGCCACTCAGAAGCTCAAGTGGAGCGGTGCCGCGAAGTAA